Genomic segment of bacterium:
TGGGGCGCCCGGATCGATGATCGGAAATAATGTCGAGATCCGTGAGGAAAGGGAAAACCACACTTTTCCCTTTCCGTGGAGCGAAAAGTCCCGCCTGGACTTTTCGCGACCCTGTCAATAGAAGGAATACATCATGCGTATCCATGCCATCTCCACAAGCGAGACCAAGGGGGTTCGTAAGGACAACGTGCTTTCGGCCGTGCTTCGTCCGGACCACGGTATCGAAAGCGACGCCCACGCCGGACAGTGGCATCGCCAGGTGAGCCTCCTCGCCAGGGAAAGTATCGAGAAGATGATCGCCAAGGGTCTGACTGTAGGTCCTGGCGATTTTGCCGAGAACATCACTACCGAAGGTGTGGACCTGGTGTCCCTCCCGGTGGGGCGTCGCCTGTTGCTCGGTGACGAGGCCCTGGTGGAGGTGACACAGATCGGCAAGGAATGCCACAACCGTTGCGCCATCTACCAACAGGCCGGTGATTGTGTCATGCCCCGCGAAGGGATCTTCGTGAAGGTGCTGACGGGCGGCACCATCCGGGAAGGTGATCCGATCTCTTTTGTGGAGGACGGTGATGAAGGTTAGGGCCGGCGTTCTGACACTCAGCGACCGGTCATCCCGGGGGGAATACGAGGATCTGAGCGGGCCGTCCATCGTCAGGATCATGGATGCCAGGCCTGAGTTCGATATCGTCTGGGAACAGTCCGGGATCATCCCGGATGAAGAACCCCTTATCGTCGAGACCCTCCGGCGGTGGTGCGACGAGGACGGCCTGGACCTCATCATCACTACAGGAGGGACAGGCCCCGCTCCGAGGGATCGGACGCCTGAGGCAACCCGGAAGGTTCTCGATTTCGAGATCCCGGGGATCCCTGAAGCCATGAGGGCGGCCGTCCGGGATCGAGTACCCACATCCGTGCTGACCCGGGGCCTTACTGGTGTCAGGGGACAGACCCTCATCGTCAACCTCCCGGGAAGTCCCAGGGCGGTCATGGAGAACATGGAGGTTTTGTTCGGTTTTCTCGAGCATCTCATCGAGAAGATCAAGGGCGATCCATCTGAATGTGGCAGCAAATGATACGGAAATCAGTAATCAGTAATCAGAAATCAGTAGAAGGCCCTGTAAATTGCGGACTATTCAGAAGCTCTGCGGTTTCACTGGCTACTGGCTACTGGCTACTGGATACTCACCGCGGGGAAACCGCGTAATGCGCGGAATATTTATCACATTCGAGGGCATCGAGGGCTCGGGAAAGACGACCCTCATGGAGCTCGTGGCCCGGTCCCTGGGCCGGAACGGCAGGAACTGCGTTCTGACCCGGGAGCCTGGCGGTACGCCGTTGGGCTTATCCCTGCGGCGTGTCCTTCTCGACCCGTCAGCCGCTCAGATCTCATCCACAGCCGAGCTCATGCTGTTCGCTGCCGACCGTGCCCAGCACGTTGCCGAAGTCATCCGTCCAGCTCTCGACCACGACAGTATCGTCCTGTGCGACCGTTTCTCGGACGCAACTGTCGCCTACCAGGGTTATGGCAGGGGGCTCCCCCTGGAGGTTATCGCGTCGGTGGACAGCCAGGCCCGGGGCGAAACGGCACCTGACCTGACGGTCCTCCTTGACCTCACTGTGGGAGAGGGGCTCGGGCGGGCCAGGTCCCGTAACGAGGGCTCATGCGGTCCCTCCGAATCCAGGATCGACGAGGAGGAAACGGCGTTTCACCAGAGGGTCCGGGACGGTTATCTCGATCTGGCCAGGGAAGAACCGGACCGGTTCCTTGTGCTGGACGCCACCCTGGAGCCGGGGAACCTGGCCGAAATGGTGACCGACGAATTGGCGAGGAGGTTTCCCCGTGCGTTTTGAACTCCTCAAGGCCCAGTGCGGGGCAGTGACCATTCTTCAAAGGAGCCTGGAAAGAGGACGTGTGCCCACCGCGTACCTGTTCACAGGACCTCCCGGATGCGGTCGTCTGACAGCAGCCGTGGCCCTCGCTGCCAGTCTTAACTGCGAGGCCGGCCCCATCGCCTGCGGCGCCTGCGCGTCGTGCCGGCTTTACGCTGCCGGAAACCATCCTGATCTTCATATCATCGTCCCTGAAAAGGGAAAGCGCTGGATCGTCATCGAGCAGGTAAGGGAAGAGATCCTCGCCAAGGCCTACCTGAAACCGATGATCGGCGGCACCTCCACATTTATCGTGGACGACGCCAATACCATGAACGCCAACGCGTCCAACGCCTTTTTGAAAACCCTGGAGGAGCCGCCCGAGACTTCACATTTTGTCCTCATCGCCCCGGATCGGGATTCGGTACTGCCCACCATTTCCTCAAGGTGTCAGACCCTCGTCTTTAACCCCCTGCCGCGGAAGCTCCTCGAGGAGATCCTCGTCGGCCAGGGGATCGACCATGTTGACGCGGCCCTTCTGGCAGCCATGGCCAAGGGGAGTGTTGAACGGGCCTTGCACTATCACGCCAGCGGCGCTCTGGAAAGCCTGGCCGAGGAGTTTGGACCGCTGTCATCCCTTCACGATTTCGGGGCGGGTCAGCTTCTCGACCTTTCCCAGCGCTGGGGCAAGAACCGCAAAGACGCCATGGGAGTCCTCGAGTTCATGTCGCAGTGGTACAGGGACATGATGATCCTGTCCGAAGGGGCTCCGGAAGAGCAGGTCATCCACATGGCCCACCTCGACCGCTTGAAGGAGGGGGCCGACCGTCTCGGGAGCGGCGCCCTCGCCGAGGTCCTCGAATCGGTGGAGGACGCCAGGCAGGCGCTGGACGCCAATACAAACGTACAGTTAACCCTCGACACACTGCTTTTGAAGGTGCGCCGCCGCGCGGCACCGACGCCAGCCTAACCCAAGAGAGAACATAAATGGAAAAATATGACGATAACAGTGATTTGACTCAAAAACCGCCGGAGAGCGATCAGCCCGAACCGGAGGTTACGTCTCCCGGGGATTCCGACCCGGGGCTCGACCGGAGCGAGGATCTCCAGACCGAGGCCCCCCAGGCCGGGGATTTCCAGGCCCCCGACCCTGTTCCGGAAATCCCGTCGGAATTATCAGACCCGGATACGCCAGACCCCGGGATCCAGGACATGGACGCTGATGAAGGAACGCAGGAGGCCGATGCCGATCCGCACGCGGACCTGGAAGCCGACCCGTCGGATTTTCCTGCTGGCATCCGCACCGTCCTTGTTGGGATCCGGGGGCAGAACCGTACCGCCCATTTCAACGCCGGGGAGCACACCTTGAATCTCGGCGACGAAGTGGTGGTCCAGACCGAACATGGGAAAAATATCGGGGTTGTCATGGAGCCCCCGGTCACCCTCGAATACCGCGGATGCAGGAACCTGAAGATCCTTCGCAAGGCCAACCCCGAAGAGGTCGCCAGGGATGTAGAGAACAGGGAACTGGAGAAAAAGGCTTTGGAGTTCTGCACCAGGACTGTCGAGGACTGGGAGATCCCCATGCGCCTCGTGCAGGTCGAGTTTCTCCTGGACCGCTCCAAGGCGATCTTCTTTTTCACGGCTGAAAAAAGAGTGGATTTCCGCGAACTGGTCAGGATCCTGGCCCGGGAGTTTTCCACTCGCATCGAGATGCGCCAGATCGGGATCCGGGACGAGGCCCGCCTCCTGGGCGGCATCGGTCCGTGCGGCATGGCTTTTTGCTGCAGCACTTTTCTCAAGGAGTTCGCTCCCATCTCGGTGAAAATGGCCAAGGAGCAGAACGTGATATTGAACCCCAACAAAATATCCGGCGGATGCGGCCGTCTTCTGTGCTGTCTCAACTACGAGTATGACATGTACAAGGAAGCTTCCAGGGGTGTTCCCAAGATCGGCAAGAAGGTGAACCTGCCCGAGGGGACCGGGAAAGTCCGTTCGGTGGACATCTTCGCGCGGACCGTCACCATCGACCTGCCGGAAGAGAAAAAGAACATCGTGATGGATATCGACGAACTGCGGGAGAAACTCAAATGAGCGACAAGACTTTCTACGTGACCACACCCATCTATTACGTCAACGATGTCCCCCATATCGGGCACGTTTACACCACCGTGGCGGCTGACGTCATTTCCCGCTACATGAGATCGGCGGGACGCGAGGTCATGTTCCTGACGGGCACCGACGAACACGGGCAGAAGGTGGAGCAGGCGGCGAAGGAACGCGGGAAAAAGCCCCAGGAGCACTGCGACGAGATGGTGGTGAGGTTCAAGGATCTCTGGAGGCGTTATAGCATCTCCAACGATGATTTTATCCGGACTACCGAGGAGCGCCACACGCTGGTTGTTCAGCATTTCCTTCAGAAGCTCTACGACAGCGGCGATATCTACAAAAGTTCTTACTCCGGCTGGTACTGCGTCCCTGACGAACGGTTCTGGACCGAGAAAGACCTTTCCGAGGGCAACTGCCCGGATTGCGGCCGGCCGGTCGTGCAGATCGAGGAGAGCAACTACTTCTTTAAAATGAGCAAGTACCAGGAGTGGCTGATCAAGCACATCGAGGACAACGAGAACTTCATCCGGCCGGAGTCGCGGCGGAACGAAATGCTGGGGTTCCTCAGGAAACCGCTGGAGGACCTTTGCGTCAGCCGCCCCAGGAGCAGGCTGCGTTGGGGTATC
This window contains:
- a CDS encoding MogA/MoaB family molybdenum cofactor biosynthesis protein, which gives rise to MKVRAGVLTLSDRSSRGEYEDLSGPSIVRIMDARPEFDIVWEQSGIIPDEEPLIVETLRRWCDEDGLDLIITTGGTGPAPRDRTPEATRKVLDFEIPGIPEAMRAAVRDRVPTSVLTRGLTGVRGQTLIVNLPGSPRAVMENMEVLFGFLEHLIEKIKGDPSECGSK
- a CDS encoding MOSC domain-containing protein produces the protein MMRIHAISTSETKGVRKDNVLSAVLRPDHGIESDAHAGQWHRQVSLLARESIEKMIAKGLTVGPGDFAENITTEGVDLVSLPVGRRLLLGDEALVEVTQIGKECHNRCAIYQQAGDCVMPREGIFVKVLTGGTIREGDPISFVEDGDEG
- the tmk gene encoding dTMP kinase; this translates as MRGIFITFEGIEGSGKTTLMELVARSLGRNGRNCVLTREPGGTPLGLSLRRVLLDPSAAQISSTAELMLFAADRAQHVAEVIRPALDHDSIVLCDRFSDATVAYQGYGRGLPLEVIASVDSQARGETAPDLTVLLDLTVGEGLGRARSRNEGSCGPSESRIDEEETAFHQRVRDGYLDLAREEPDRFLVLDATLEPGNLAEMVTDELARRFPRAF
- the holB gene encoding DNA polymerase III subunit delta'; the protein is MRFELLKAQCGAVTILQRSLERGRVPTAYLFTGPPGCGRLTAAVALAASLNCEAGPIACGACASCRLYAAGNHPDLHIIVPEKGKRWIVIEQVREEILAKAYLKPMIGGTSTFIVDDANTMNANASNAFLKTLEEPPETSHFVLIAPDRDSVLPTISSRCQTLVFNPLPRKLLEEILVGQGIDHVDAALLAAMAKGSVERALHYHASGALESLAEEFGPLSSLHDFGAGQLLDLSQRWGKNRKDAMGVLEFMSQWYRDMMILSEGAPEEQVIHMAHLDRLKEGADRLGSGALAEVLESVEDARQALDANTNVQLTLDTLLLKVRRRAAPTPA
- the ricT gene encoding regulatory iron-sulfur-containing complex subunit RicT translates to MEKYDDNSDLTQKPPESDQPEPEVTSPGDSDPGLDRSEDLQTEAPQAGDFQAPDPVPEIPSELSDPDTPDPGIQDMDADEGTQEADADPHADLEADPSDFPAGIRTVLVGIRGQNRTAHFNAGEHTLNLGDEVVVQTEHGKNIGVVMEPPVTLEYRGCRNLKILRKANPEEVARDVENRELEKKALEFCTRTVEDWEIPMRLVQVEFLLDRSKAIFFFTAEKRVDFRELVRILAREFSTRIEMRQIGIRDEARLLGGIGPCGMAFCCSTFLKEFAPISVKMAKEQNVILNPNKISGGCGRLLCCLNYEYDMYKEASRGVPKIGKKVNLPEGTGKVRSVDIFARTVTIDLPEEKKNIVMDIDELREKLK